One Gloeothece verrucosa PCC 7822 DNA window includes the following coding sequences:
- a CDS encoding hydrogenase small subunit: MVNVLWLQGGACSGNTISFLNAEEPSVCDLITDFGINVLWHPSLGLELGDNLQQLLRDCIAGKIPVDILVFEGTVVNAPKGTGEWNRFAGRPMKDWLLELSKVASFVVAVGDCATYGGIPAMAPNPSESQGLQFLKRKKGGFLGEDFRSKAGLPVINIPGCPAHPDWISQILVAVATGRLGDITLDEFHRPETFFKSFTQTGCTRNVHFAYKATTSDFGQRKGCLFYDLGCRGPMTHSSCNRILWNRVSSKTRAGMPCLGCTEPEFPFHDLKPGTVFKTQTVMGVPKELPAGINKRDYALLTIVAKDSTPEWAEEDIFTV; the protein is encoded by the coding sequence ATGGTTAACGTACTATGGCTGCAAGGTGGGGCTTGTTCGGGCAACACCATTTCATTTTTGAATGCTGAAGAACCCAGTGTCTGTGACTTAATTACCGATTTTGGAATTAATGTTCTTTGGCATCCTTCCCTAGGTCTTGAACTCGGGGACAATCTTCAACAATTATTGCGCGACTGTATAGCAGGCAAAATTCCCGTTGATATTTTGGTCTTTGAGGGAACGGTAGTTAATGCACCAAAAGGAACCGGAGAATGGAATCGCTTTGCCGGTCGTCCCATGAAAGATTGGCTACTAGAATTATCCAAAGTAGCCAGTTTTGTCGTGGCAGTGGGGGATTGTGCCACCTATGGCGGCATTCCGGCCATGGCTCCTAATCCCAGTGAATCGCAAGGACTCCAATTCTTGAAACGGAAAAAAGGCGGCTTTCTCGGGGAAGATTTCCGTTCTAAAGCCGGTTTGCCGGTGATTAATATTCCGGGTTGTCCGGCTCACCCTGACTGGATAAGTCAGATTTTGGTAGCCGTTGCCACAGGGCGGCTAGGAGATATTACCCTAGATGAATTTCATCGTCCTGAAACCTTCTTTAAGAGCTTTACTCAAACCGGTTGTACCCGTAACGTTCACTTTGCCTACAAAGCAACAACATCAGATTTTGGACAGCGAAAAGGCTGTCTATTCTATGATTTAGGTTGTCGAGGGCCGATGACCCACTCTTCGTGTAACCGTATTCTTTGGAATCGCGTCTCCTCTAAAACCCGTGCGGGAATGCCTTGTTTAGGCTGTACAGAACCGGAATTTCCCTTTCATGACCTCAAACCGGGAACCGTATTTAAAACTCAGACAGTGATGGGAGTGCCCAAAGAACTGCCAGCAGGGATAAATAAGAGAGACTACGCGCTATTAACTATTGTTGCTAAAGATTCTACCCCCGAGTGGGCAGAAGAAGATATTTTTACCGTTTAG
- a CDS encoding nickel-dependent hydrogenase large subunit: protein MAVTTLDISPVGRVEGDLDVRVDIEDGYVVNAWTHAELFRGFEVILRGKDAQAGLIVTPRVCGICGASHLTCASWALDTAWGTEVPRNAILARNLGQLVETIQSHPRHFYALFAIDLINKKYKNSPFYEEATRRFAAFTGKSYEVGITVSGKPIEIYALFGGQWPHSSFMVPGGVMCAPTLTDITRAWSILEYFRTNWLEPVWLGCSLERYEEIQTYDDFMSWLDESPAHANSDLGFYWRMGLDIGLDKYGVGCGRYSSWGYLPHEDKYQKPTIEGRNAALIMKSGNYDSFTDTHTLMDHSYTRENTTHSWYEEGTADVHPFDRFTVPSQNNVKDFDQAYSWASAVSHKDLGRMEVGSLARQLVAGGRHGESWQHYDGFILDMFKKMGGASIHLRELARMHESVKLYRQVEHCLREFQLKEPWYIKPKEKNGRGWGATEASRGSLCHWIEVESGKIKNYQIIAPTTWNVGPRDGEGVQGPIEQALIGTPVQDPTDPVEVGHVARSFDSCLVCTVHAHNAKTGEELARFRTN from the coding sequence ATGGCAGTTACAACATTAGATATTTCCCCAGTGGGGCGTGTAGAGGGTGATTTAGATGTCCGAGTGGATATAGAAGATGGCTATGTGGTCAACGCCTGGACTCATGCCGAGTTATTTCGGGGTTTTGAAGTCATTTTGCGGGGAAAAGATGCTCAAGCCGGATTAATTGTTACCCCCAGAGTTTGCGGGATTTGCGGCGCATCTCACCTAACTTGTGCCTCTTGGGCCCTGGATACCGCTTGGGGGACAGAAGTGCCGCGCAATGCAATTTTAGCCAGAAACCTAGGTCAGTTAGTAGAAACGATACAAAGTCATCCGCGTCATTTTTATGCGTTATTTGCCATCGACCTAATCAACAAAAAGTATAAAAATAGTCCCTTCTATGAAGAAGCGACGCGACGTTTTGCCGCCTTTACGGGTAAATCTTATGAAGTTGGCATAACTGTTTCCGGCAAACCGATTGAAATATATGCGCTCTTTGGGGGACAGTGGCCCCATTCTAGCTTTATGGTTCCGGGTGGGGTCATGTGCGCTCCCACCCTAACCGATATTACGAGAGCTTGGTCAATTTTAGAGTATTTCCGTACTAATTGGCTTGAACCGGTTTGGCTCGGTTGTTCTCTAGAACGTTATGAAGAAATTCAAACCTACGATGATTTTATGTCCTGGCTGGATGAAAGTCCGGCTCATGCCAATTCTGACCTAGGGTTTTATTGGCGGATGGGTCTTGATATTGGTTTGGATAAATATGGGGTCGGTTGCGGAAGATATAGCAGTTGGGGATATTTACCCCATGAAGATAAATATCAAAAGCCCACCATTGAAGGGCGAAATGCTGCCCTAATTATGAAAAGCGGCAACTATGATAGTTTTACAGACACTCACACTCTGATGGACCATAGTTATACCCGAGAAAATACCACTCACTCCTGGTATGAAGAAGGGACAGCAGATGTTCATCCGTTTGATCGGTTTACCGTTCCCTCCCAAAACAACGTTAAAGACTTCGATCAAGCCTATTCTTGGGCGAGTGCGGTAAGTCATAAAGATTTAGGACGGATGGAAGTGGGGTCTTTAGCACGTCAACTGGTGGCCGGTGGTCGTCATGGCGAAAGTTGGCAGCATTATGACGGTTTTATTCTCGATATGTTTAAAAAGATGGGCGGCGCGAGTATCCATCTACGGGAATTAGCCCGGATGCACGAATCTGTTAAACTGTATCGTCAAGTTGAACATTGCCTGCGAGAATTTCAGCTTAAAGAACCCTGGTACATCAAACCCAAAGAAAAAAATGGCAGAGGTTGGGGAGCCACAGAAGCCAGTCGTGGGTCTTTGTGTCACTGGATAGAAGTAGAAAGCGGCAAGATTAAAAACTATCAAATTATTGCGCCGACGACTTGGAATGTGGGACCTCGGGATGGCGAAGGAGTACAAGGACCAATTGAACAAGCTTTAATTGGTACACCAGTACAAGATCCCACCGATCCGGTAGAAGTGGGTCACGTGGCGCGGTCTTTTGATTCCTGTTTAGTCTGTACTGTACACGCTCACAACGCCAAAACCGGCGAAGAATTAGCCCGTTTTCGTACTAATTAA
- a CDS encoding hydrogenase maturation protease, with protein MLTIIGCGNVTRNDDAVGVIVVQRLGQFLQENPYQNVRAFDCGTAGMEVMFQARGSKQLIIVDACSTGSQPGTIFKVPGSELEALPEPSYSLHDFRWDHALYSGKKIFQEDFPQDVTVYLIEAENLDFGLELSSTVEFAAEQVLQMLQDLIKHNYSFN; from the coding sequence ATGCTAACAATAATTGGTTGCGGGAACGTTACTCGCAATGATGACGCTGTAGGAGTAATAGTCGTTCAACGCCTTGGGCAATTTCTCCAAGAAAACCCTTATCAAAATGTACGCGCTTTCGACTGTGGCACCGCCGGAATGGAGGTCATGTTTCAGGCGCGAGGAAGTAAACAATTAATTATTGTTGATGCTTGCTCAACTGGCTCTCAACCGGGTACGATTTTTAAAGTCCCGGGTTCTGAACTAGAAGCACTACCAGAGCCAAGTTACAGCTTACATGACTTTCGCTGGGATCATGCCTTATACTCAGGAAAAAAAATCTTTCAAGAGGATTTTCCTCAAGATGTCACTGTTTATTTAATTGAAGCCGAAAATCTCGATTTTGGTTTAGAATTAAGTTCGACTGTAGAATTTGCCGCCGAGCAAGTTTTACAAATGTTGCAAGACCTAATTAAGCATAATTACTCTTTTAATTGA
- a CDS encoding NACHT domain-containing protein, whose product MAYRASKNRSKNSIIPLYINLKKIERRPEETIDRQLIESFVKRELNRVNDRDIEQFLDEEFQKGIEEKTWLFLFDSFDELPEVLSSVQADEKIRNYAEAIDNFLSGFNQCRGIIASRQFRGPKHLVWPRFRILPLESRRSELIRKAELPPMIEKELIKQVQIASQEIQEMTKNPMFLGILCEDMRSGNPFPENAHSVFERYLDKRLTRDQERLERRFNLQPSEIRTIAERVAFCMSIDRGLGLSPTREAIRSAMTRLNLRVPGNFDQFLTALEYLKLARSETESIPGESQSFTFAHRRFQEYFATCVVLRELDRISPRELLTNGRWRETAVVIFQTQPSQVFSPILAEARQLLEEMLSSLSGLIDDPIGYVDEHTVNKNRSSLRSFSWPTGVLHLLSLLQDGFISRIKDLPDDIQMQVGRLVLSASITGTLADQKWSLEVAGITPQPVLLWLLRNAFASQSQWLKEVAYRQTARLNKIPDDIAASIRQSLLGLFASGRLHRERFATEAHLSRLDQSAKFLSVMRLLRWIGPIDNILHLGGFFVLFLLFTLAQFNLLYQIFVAIFLGSILLFSRFTLQNITSIINNLSFSLRSFWNQISLGRASTPTPTSGPSSLVVFSRFLSLYCRLLFLPLLWSVFAIIAANIGEFTHPVWWLFLFIFPLLYCISNFKRLIKICMYLLSNFSIWIILVCYIILIISTYRGIQGESLLYEVMFYVYIIIFLCYLLGISVIGIIALFRLLKDWIKWQNWLKNRPSSMTSKELLNLIKLYHYSGFCKRLITVIREQNILMATEEDDELISKLALAVERALVVKKRKLGNRQKKWQKIRTNPIFAIKYIKLSLERAKKRRNKQQKPIYLGSDFFYTWLEDYTKKDVNRLTKLGHECLDEIYILLEQVRAKRQSS is encoded by the coding sequence ATGGCTTATCGTGCTAGTAAAAATCGGAGTAAAAATAGTATCATTCCTCTATATATTAACCTTAAAAAAATAGAAAGAAGACCTGAAGAAACGATTGATAGACAACTTATAGAATCTTTCGTAAAACGAGAATTAAATCGGGTTAATGACCGGGATATTGAGCAATTTTTAGACGAAGAATTTCAAAAAGGGATTGAAGAAAAAACATGGCTATTTCTCTTCGATTCTTTTGATGAATTACCTGAAGTATTAAGCTCGGTGCAAGCCGATGAAAAAATCAGAAATTATGCTGAAGCGATTGACAATTTTTTGAGTGGTTTTAATCAATGTCGTGGAATTATCGCTTCTCGTCAATTTCGCGGTCCCAAGCATTTAGTCTGGCCTCGCTTTCGTATTTTACCTTTAGAAAGTCGCCGCTCAGAACTTATCCGCAAGGCTGAACTTCCCCCAATGATAGAAAAGGAACTAATTAAACAAGTCCAGATCGCATCTCAAGAAATCCAGGAGATGACTAAGAATCCAATGTTCTTAGGGATTTTGTGTGAAGATATGCGAAGCGGAAACCCATTTCCAGAAAATGCTCATAGTGTATTTGAAAGATATTTAGATAAGCGACTAACCCGCGACCAAGAGCGTTTAGAAAGACGTTTCAACCTTCAACCTTCTGAGATACGAACTATCGCGGAAAGGGTTGCTTTTTGTATGTCAATAGACCGAGGTTTAGGGCTTAGTCCTACTCGTGAGGCAATCCGAAGTGCGATGACTCGTCTGAACTTAAGAGTGCCAGGAAACTTTGATCAATTTCTCACTGCTTTAGAATACCTTAAATTAGCGCGTTCAGAAACAGAAAGCATACCAGGTGAGTCACAATCTTTTACCTTTGCTCATCGCCGATTCCAAGAATATTTTGCTACTTGCGTCGTCCTGCGCGAACTTGATCGCATCAGTCCTAGAGAGTTACTGACCAATGGTCGATGGCGAGAAACAGCCGTTGTCATTTTTCAAACCCAACCTTCTCAAGTTTTTTCTCCTATTTTGGCAGAGGCACGACAGCTTCTCGAAGAAATGCTCAGTAGTCTCTCAGGACTTATTGACGATCCGATTGGATACGTTGATGAACATACAGTGAACAAAAATCGTTCCTCTCTTAGATCTTTTTCTTGGCCTACGGGTGTACTTCATCTGTTGAGTCTCTTACAAGATGGATTTATCAGTCGCATTAAAGATCTGCCTGACGATATTCAAATGCAGGTAGGACGTTTAGTTTTATCAGCTAGTATTACAGGAACTCTTGCAGATCAGAAATGGAGTCTGGAGGTTGCAGGAATTACACCTCAACCGGTTTTACTTTGGTTACTCCGCAACGCATTTGCTAGTCAAAGTCAGTGGTTAAAAGAAGTTGCCTATCGGCAGACTGCTAGGCTAAATAAAATTCCTGATGATATTGCTGCTAGTATTCGTCAATCACTTTTGGGTTTATTTGCTAGTGGTCGTTTGCATCGGGAGCGTTTTGCTACTGAGGCTCATCTGTCTCGACTTGACCAGTCGGCGAAGTTTCTTAGTGTCATGCGACTTTTGCGATGGATTGGGCCTATTGATAATATCTTGCACCTGGGTGGATTTTTTGTTTTGTTTCTGTTATTTACACTTGCTCAATTTAACTTATTGTATCAAATCTTCGTTGCTATTTTTTTGGGTTCTATTTTACTGTTTTCTCGTTTTACATTACAAAATATTACTTCCATTATAAATAATTTATCTTTTAGCTTGAGAAGTTTTTGGAATCAAATATCACTAGGTAGAGCATCTACACCTACTCCTACTTCAGGTCCGTCTTCTTTAGTTGTTTTTTCACGATTTTTATCACTATATTGTCGCTTATTATTTTTGCCATTGCTATGGTCTGTATTCGCAATAATAGCTGCCAATATAGGAGAATTTACTCATCCTGTTTGGTGGTTGTTTTTGTTTATATTTCCCCTATTGTATTGTATTTCCAATTTTAAAAGACTTATAAAAATATGTATGTATCTCTTGAGTAATTTTTCGATATGGATAATTTTAGTTTGTTATATAATATTAATAATTTCTACATATAGGGGTATACAAGGAGAATCTTTATTGTATGAAGTAATGTTTTATGTTTATATAATCATATTTTTATGTTATCTTCTGGGAATTTCAGTTATCGGCATTATAGCCTTGTTTCGATTACTTAAAGATTGGATTAAATGGCAAAATTGGCTCAAAAACCGTCCATCATCTATGACATCAAAAGAGCTACTAAATCTAATTAAATTATATCACTACAGTGGATTCTGCAAACGACTTATAACTGTAATCCGCGAACAAAATATTTTAATGGCAACAGAAGAAGATGATGAGTTGATAAGCAAATTAGCTCTGGCTGTAGAACGAGCCTTGGTAGTTAAGAAACGAAAACTAGGGAATAGACAGAAAAAATGGCAAAAAATCCGCACAAATCCAATATTTGCTATTAAATATATTAAACTCTCATTAGAAAGAGCTAAAAAACGTAGAAATAAGCAACAAAAACCTATCTATTTAGGGTCAGATTTTTTTTACACTTGGCTTGAAGATTACACTAAAAAAGACGTAAACCGATTAACAAAACTAGGCCATGAATGTCTTGATGAGATTTATATTCTTCTAGAACAAGTTCGTGCTAAAAGACAGTCTTCCTAA
- a CDS encoding NINE protein: MDKRQSSYILWLGFLFGFGGLHRIYNGKITTGLIWLMTWGLFGFGQFFDLFLIPSMVEENALPTKDRPQLGRNEKYGSANVELVEPNKENLMVRLVKAAHAQGGKISVTQGVLATGVGFKQVESVLMEMAKTGYVSIDNDPKTGIVVYSLYEYS; encoded by the coding sequence ATGGATAAACGTCAAAGTAGCTACATCCTTTGGTTAGGTTTTTTATTTGGATTTGGCGGACTACATCGAATTTATAACGGCAAAATAACAACAGGATTAATCTGGTTAATGACCTGGGGATTATTTGGATTTGGTCAATTTTTTGACTTATTTCTCATTCCCTCAATGGTAGAAGAAAATGCGCTTCCTACTAAAGATCGTCCTCAGTTGGGTAGAAATGAAAAATATGGGTCAGCTAATGTTGAACTCGTTGAACCCAACAAAGAAAACTTAATGGTGAGACTGGTGAAAGCCGCTCATGCACAAGGAGGTAAAATATCAGTAACCCAAGGCGTTCTCGCCACCGGAGTAGGTTTTAAACAAGTCGAAAGCGTTTTAATGGAAATGGCTAAGACTGGTTACGTTAGTATAGACAATGACCCAAAAACAGGAATAGTTGTCTATTCGCTGTACGAATACTCTTAA
- the rtcA gene encoding RNA 3'-terminal phosphate cyclase, whose translation MLDIDGSWGEGGGQILRSSLSLAAITGQAIRLYQIRAGRKKPGLAAQHLTCVRAAAAVCKAEVRGDKLGSMTLEFMPGSPPCPGNYTFDVTEAREGGSAGAVTLILQTVLLPLAMASGDSVVILKGGTHVAWSPPISYIEQVYIPLLRKLGLQAELELQAWGWYPKGGGEVHLHIKGNTRLQGQKFLEKGALQQIKGLAVVTELPSHIPQRMAMRCENLLQQAHLKGYVEPIRAKGVAPGAGVFLTAEYENIRAGFGALGRRGLPAEMVAQRAVEELVAFHQQDAPVEEFLGDQLLLPMALAHSSSQYRVVHMSDHLKTNALTISQFGLAQIDLNPEESLVCVKPHHSLT comes from the coding sequence ATGCTTGATATTGATGGATCTTGGGGGGAGGGGGGAGGCCAAATTCTGCGGAGTAGCCTAAGTTTAGCCGCTATTACTGGGCAGGCCATACGTTTATACCAAATTCGCGCAGGACGAAAAAAACCCGGACTTGCCGCCCAACATTTAACCTGTGTGCGTGCGGCGGCGGCTGTGTGTAAAGCCGAAGTCAGAGGCGATAAACTTGGATCAATGACCTTAGAATTTATGCCGGGTTCTCCTCCCTGTCCGGGCAATTATACCTTTGATGTGACCGAAGCCAGAGAAGGAGGTTCAGCCGGTGCGGTTACTTTAATCTTACAAACAGTCCTTTTACCTTTAGCAATGGCATCAGGAGACTCTGTGGTTATCCTCAAGGGAGGAACCCATGTGGCTTGGAGTCCTCCCATTTCTTATATTGAGCAAGTTTATATACCCTTACTGAGAAAATTAGGATTACAAGCCGAATTAGAATTACAAGCTTGGGGTTGGTATCCTAAAGGCGGCGGTGAGGTTCATTTGCACATTAAAGGGAACACCCGCTTACAAGGGCAAAAATTTCTGGAAAAAGGCGCATTACAACAAATAAAAGGGTTAGCAGTGGTCACAGAATTGCCCTCTCATATCCCTCAACGCATGGCGATGCGCTGCGAAAACTTATTGCAACAAGCTCATCTTAAAGGCTATGTAGAACCTATACGAGCAAAAGGGGTTGCTCCGGGTGCAGGGGTTTTTCTGACGGCAGAGTATGAAAATATACGCGCGGGTTTTGGTGCGTTAGGAAGACGGGGGCTACCTGCCGAAATGGTGGCTCAGAGGGCTGTTGAGGAATTAGTCGCCTTTCATCAACAGGATGCCCCAGTAGAGGAGTTTTTGGGAGATCAATTACTGTTACCAATGGCGTTAGCTCATTCTTCGAGTCAATACCGAGTGGTTCACATGAGTGATCATTTAAAAACCAATGCTTTGACGATTTCACAATTTGGTTTAGCTCAAATTGATCTTAACCCAGAAGAAAGCCTTGTTTGTGTTAAACCTCATCACAGTTTAACCTAG
- the serS gene encoding serine--tRNA ligase encodes MLDIKQIRENPEQVQERLNRRNAAKGYDLTPILELDQQQRELESSRIQLQTRSNEISKLIPQKIKAGSDPKGEEIKALKEEGNEVKNKLSSLEPQEREIKAQIENLLLQLPNLPAESTPIGKDETENVEVRRWGDEYLPTLQVLPHWEIGEKLGILDFERAVKVAQSRFVNLVGLGAALERALINFMLDRQIEAGYLEVMPPILINSTSLQGTGQLPKFSEESFKCSEDELWLAPTAEVPVTNLYRDEIIDLDQLPIKHCAYTPCFRREAGSYGRDTKGLIRLHQFNKVELVKIVPPDTSEAEHQALVSDAEAILQALKLPYRVIELCTGDLGFGAAKCYDLEVWLPSSNTYREISSCSNFRDFQARRANIRFKEKGKKGTQYVHTLNGSGLAIGRTMSAILENYQQADGTVKVPEVLQPYLKREVIGKN; translated from the coding sequence GTGTTAGACATTAAGCAAATTCGAGAAAACCCAGAACAAGTACAAGAACGACTCAACCGCCGTAATGCGGCTAAAGGCTATGATTTGACTCCGATTTTAGAACTTGATCAGCAACAACGAGAATTAGAGTCAAGCCGCATTCAGTTGCAAACCCGCAGTAATGAAATTAGTAAACTCATTCCTCAAAAAATTAAAGCGGGTAGCGATCCTAAAGGGGAAGAAATTAAAGCCCTTAAAGAAGAAGGAAATGAGGTTAAAAATAAATTATCCTCTTTAGAACCTCAAGAAAGAGAAATTAAAGCACAGATAGAAAATTTATTATTACAACTACCTAATTTACCGGCTGAGTCTACCCCCATCGGCAAAGATGAAACTGAGAATGTAGAAGTGCGGCGTTGGGGCGATGAATATCTGCCGACACTTCAAGTGCTTCCTCATTGGGAAATCGGCGAAAAGTTAGGAATCTTAGATTTTGAACGAGCGGTAAAAGTTGCTCAAAGCCGCTTTGTTAATTTAGTGGGTCTAGGTGCGGCATTAGAAAGGGCTTTAATTAATTTTATGCTGGACCGGCAAATAGAGGCGGGTTATCTGGAAGTTATGCCGCCTATTCTCATTAATAGCACTTCTTTACAAGGCACAGGACAACTCCCTAAATTTTCTGAAGAAAGTTTTAAATGCAGTGAAGATGAGTTATGGTTAGCACCTACTGCCGAAGTGCCGGTGACTAATTTATATCGGGATGAAATTATCGATTTAGATCAACTTCCTATTAAACATTGTGCTTATACCCCTTGTTTTCGTCGAGAAGCCGGCAGTTATGGAAGGGATACTAAGGGGTTAATTCGTTTGCATCAATTCAATAAAGTCGAATTAGTTAAAATCGTTCCTCCGGATACTTCAGAAGCCGAACATCAGGCTTTAGTGAGCGATGCTGAGGCAATTTTACAAGCCTTAAAGTTACCCTATCGCGTGATTGAATTGTGTACCGGTGATTTAGGATTTGGTGCGGCTAAATGTTATGATTTAGAGGTTTGGTTGCCGTCTTCTAATACTTATCGAGAAATTTCTAGTTGTTCTAATTTTAGAGATTTTCAGGCGCGGCGGGCGAATATTCGTTTTAAAGAAAAGGGTAAAAAAGGCACTCAATATGTTCATACACTTAATGGTTCTGGGTTAGCTATCGGTAGAACCATGTCGGCTATTTTAGAAAACTATCAACAAGCTGATGGAACGGTAAAAGTTCCCGAAGTTTTACAACCTTATTTAAAGCGGGAAGTGATCGGGAAAAATTAG
- a CDS encoding Uma2 family endonuclease gives MLLTERRCDRVILYSISWQQFENILANLGETRSARIAYDHGTLEIMTPLPEHEYYKERISDTIKDVAELLELNCECLGSTTWKREFEKVGVEADNCFYFQNEPLIRGKLQFDLNQDPAPDLALEIDITSKSLDRFPIYARLGVPEIWCYDSGELKIYQLQGEEYLEVENSLVFPNLRVQEIPSLIDTYRCEGRLIFVRQVREWVRRQID, from the coding sequence ATGCTACTGACTGAACGTCGGTGTGATCGGGTTATTCTTTACAGTATTAGTTGGCAACAATTTGAAAATATCCTAGCCAATTTAGGAGAAACTCGTTCAGCTAGAATCGCTTATGATCATGGAACACTCGAGATTATGACCCCCTTACCTGAACATGAGTATTACAAAGAAAGAATTAGCGATACAATTAAAGATGTTGCTGAACTTTTAGAGTTAAACTGTGAATGTCTAGGTTCAACGACTTGGAAGCGAGAATTCGAAAAGGTGGGAGTAGAAGCTGATAATTGTTTCTATTTCCAGAATGAACCTTTGATCCGAGGTAAGTTACAATTTGATTTGAATCAAGACCCTGCTCCGGATTTAGCCTTAGAGATAGATATTACTAGCAAGTCCTTAGATCGGTTTCCTATTTATGCCCGTTTAGGTGTGCCTGAAATTTGGTGTTATGATTCGGGAGAATTAAAAATTTATCAGTTGCAAGGCGAGGAATATCTCGAAGTAGAAAATAGTTTAGTATTTCCTAATTTACGAGTTCAAGAAATCCCCTCACTTATTGATACTTATCGATGTGAAGGAAGGCTGATTTTTGTTAGACAAGTTAGAGAGTGGGTTAGGCGGCAGATAGACTAA
- a CDS encoding TolB family protein, which yields MKPFAFIVLISVTSLLSGCTGYPRLLNFPFDPGGRSLNSFASELTPQISSRFIVFVSDRNGSQDVYLYDAQIRQLVNLPGLNSLDEVTSHPSISEDGRYIVFQASRQGRTGIFIYDRQTEQKRNLTASLPAEVRNPTISADGTKIAFEVAKDGQWDILVYDRSGQQIAP from the coding sequence GTGAAACCTTTTGCGTTTATTGTTTTAATTAGTGTTACCAGTTTATTGAGTGGCTGTACTGGCTATCCTCGCTTATTAAATTTTCCTTTTGATCCAGGCGGACGTAGTTTAAATAGTTTTGCTTCTGAGTTAACCCCTCAAATTTCCTCTCGCTTTATTGTTTTTGTCTCGGACCGCAATGGTTCTCAGGATGTCTATCTTTATGATGCACAAATTCGTCAATTAGTCAACTTACCGGGACTGAATTCTTTAGATGAAGTCACGTCTCATCCTTCGATTTCTGAAGATGGCCGTTATATTGTTTTTCAGGCTTCCCGTCAAGGAAGGACAGGCATTTTTATTTATGATCGCCAGACAGAACAAAAGCGTAATCTCACCGCTAGTTTACCCGCCGAAGTAAGAAACCCAACCATTAGCGCTGATGGGACAAAAATTGCTTTTGAAGTGGCTAAAGATGGTCAGTGGGATATTTTAGTTTATGATCGTTCAGGACAACAAATAGCACCTTAA
- a CDS encoding TolB family protein, whose product MTITGLSLMALLSACDFTNGPQLLSGLNSRYNDEQPTLSGDGRLLAFVSNRNGKSQIVLYDLQARQFRQLRGFEPSGGAIAESPSLSRTGRYLVYISSIQGRPDIILYDQATGRSELLTQNYRSWLRNPNISPDGRYIVFETARRGQWDVEVLDRGPLVELDIPDGTRVPNPQQ is encoded by the coding sequence ATGACAATAACGGGATTGAGTTTAATGGCCTTATTGAGTGCTTGTGACTTCACTAATGGGCCTCAATTGTTATCGGGACTCAATAGCCGTTACAACGATGAACAACCGACCTTAAGTGGAGATGGCCGGTTACTGGCTTTTGTATCTAATCGCAATGGCAAAAGTCAAATCGTGTTGTATGATTTACAAGCCCGACAATTTCGACAATTGAGAGGCTTTGAACCCTCGGGTGGGGCGATCGCCGAGAGTCCGAGTTTAAGTCGTACAGGTCGCTACTTGGTTTATATTTCCAGTATTCAAGGTCGTCCGGATATTATTCTTTATGACCAAGCGACAGGACGTTCAGAATTGCTAACCCAAAACTATCGCAGTTGGCTAAGAAACCCCAATATTAGCCCGGATGGTCGTTATATCGTCTTTGAAACGGCGCGGCGAGGTCAATGGGATGTGGAAGTGTTAGATCGCGGTCCTTTAGTTGAGTTAGATATTCCGGATGGCACTCGTGTTCCGAATCCTCAACAATAG